One window of the Tetragenococcus koreensis genome contains the following:
- the aroB gene encoding 3-dehydroquinate synthase, whose protein sequence is MELTIALKDHEYQIKMERNSLIQSGAWIKKIWQKQKIALITDRTVDQIYTQKVQKSLNENGFQTTVMVVPTGETSKSLETADFLYTKLAQNSFTKSDGIIALGGGVIGDLAGFVASTYMRGIHFVQMPTTLLAQVDSSIGGKTAVNTSAAKNLIGTFYQPDGVLIDPDVLATLPQQRLKEGIAEIVKSAAIADLNLWQTLVNLKDAADLEQHAEDVIIPALKVKRKVVEEDEFDQGQRLILNFGHTIGHAIEKTAGYGAISHGESVAIGMVKITEYAEKIGMTPKETTQKLRKMLRKFDLPVEFADFDPVQINKAITHDKKVRESQLNIILLEKIGEAKIIPISLEKFKEYL, encoded by the coding sequence ATGGAACTGACGATTGCATTAAAAGACCATGAATATCAAATAAAAATGGAGCGAAATAGTTTAATACAAAGCGGTGCTTGGATAAAAAAGATCTGGCAAAAGCAAAAAATAGCGCTTATTACAGATCGTACGGTGGATCAGATCTATACGCAAAAAGTGCAAAAATCGCTTAACGAAAATGGCTTCCAAACAACAGTTATGGTGGTTCCTACAGGTGAAACGAGTAAGTCTTTAGAAACTGCTGATTTTCTTTATACGAAGTTGGCGCAAAATAGCTTTACTAAAAGCGATGGGATTATTGCACTGGGTGGTGGTGTTATTGGAGATTTGGCAGGATTTGTAGCTTCTACTTATATGCGAGGAATTCATTTTGTACAAATGCCTACGACTTTATTAGCTCAAGTTGATTCAAGTATTGGCGGAAAAACGGCAGTTAATACGTCAGCCGCTAAAAATTTAATTGGCACATTTTATCAGCCAGATGGTGTTTTAATTGACCCAGATGTTTTAGCTACTTTACCACAACAACGTTTAAAAGAAGGCATTGCTGAAATTGTGAAATCAGCCGCGATTGCAGATCTCAATTTGTGGCAAACGCTAGTAAATCTAAAAGATGCTGCTGATTTAGAGCAACATGCTGAAGATGTAATTATTCCAGCTTTAAAAGTAAAAAGAAAAGTAGTTGAAGAAGATGAATTTGATCAAGGACAGCGTTTAATTTTAAACTTTGGTCATACCATTGGCCATGCAATTGAGAAAACAGCGGGCTATGGTGCTATCAGTCATGGTGAAAGTGTTGCAATTGGAATGGTAAAAATCACAGAATATGCCGAAAAGATCGGTATGACTCCCAAAGAAACAACACAAAAATTACGGAAAATGTTAAGAAAATTTGATCTACCAGTTGAATTTGCTGACTTTGATCCAGTACAAATCAATAAAGCCATCACTCATGATAAAAAGGTCCGAGAAAGCCAATTAAATATTATTTTATTAGAAAAAATCGGCGAAGCTAAAATTATACCTATCTCATTAGAAAAGTTCAAAGAATATTTGTAA
- the aroE gene encoding shikimate dehydrogenase — translation MELQINGTTQLVGFFAHPAKHSLSPKMQSLAFQLTETDAIYLAFEIKEGQLDKALQSIFTFNMLGANVSMPHKTAVLPYLDHYTAGCELIGAANTIVHRNRQLWGYNTDGVGFIQSLQAAGISYQGKAITILGAGGAATAMISQAALDGVANIHVFSRLGPRFEQMEEKIKEIHRKTACKVTLTNLYDNECLQTAIRHSDILVNATSVGMQENESPINDFSVLRKDLVVYDAIYQPRETYLLKQAKKYQARTINGLGMLLYQGAASFELWTHKKMPIEKIRPILDKV, via the coding sequence ATGGAATTACAAATCAATGGAACCACCCAATTAGTCGGTTTTTTCGCACATCCTGCTAAACATAGTTTATCACCTAAAATGCAAAGTTTAGCTTTTCAGCTGACAGAGACTGATGCCATTTACCTTGCTTTTGAGATAAAAGAAGGGCAATTAGACAAAGCTCTTCAGTCCATTTTTACATTCAATATGCTGGGTGCCAACGTATCGATGCCGCATAAAACGGCTGTGTTGCCTTATTTAGATCATTATACAGCTGGCTGTGAATTAATTGGTGCGGCAAATACCATTGTCCATCGGAATCGGCAATTGTGGGGTTATAACACAGATGGCGTTGGTTTTATTCAAAGCTTGCAAGCAGCAGGGATTTCTTATCAAGGAAAAGCAATCACGATTTTAGGTGCTGGTGGAGCAGCGACCGCGATGATTAGTCAAGCTGCTTTAGATGGAGTAGCCAATATCCACGTTTTTAGCCGATTGGGTCCTCGTTTTGAGCAGATGGAGGAAAAAATCAAGGAAATTCATCGCAAAACGGCTTGTAAAGTAACATTAACCAACCTTTATGATAATGAGTGTTTACAAACGGCGATTCGTCACTCGGATATTTTAGTGAATGCCACAAGTGTGGGAATGCAGGAAAATGAATCTCCAATAAATGATTTCTCTGTTTTACGAAAAGACCTAGTTGTCTATGATGCGATTTATCAGCCTAGAGAAACTTATTTACTCAAACAAGCAAAAAAATATCAGGCGAGAACAATAAATGGCTTGGGCATGCTTTTATATCAAGGAGCCGCATCTTTTGAATTGTGGACTCATAAAAAGATGCCGATCGAAAAGATTCGTCCCATCTTGGACAAAGTTTAA
- the aroC gene encoding chorismate synthase: protein MRYITAGESHGPELTAIIEGLPAGMPLTVEDINQELARRQVGYGRGGRMLIESDQVRITSGLRHGKTLGSPLTLVIENKDWKNWSKVMGIENVPEKQKKIRRVARPRPGHADLAGGMKYHQQDLRNVLERSSARETAMRTAIGAVSKKLLKELGMEVAGHVRILGGIEAAVPEEISIKEIKETAEASDVRVIDATVEQPIRDLIDQTKKKGDTIGGVVEVLVGGVPAGLGSYVQWDKKLDAKIAQAVVSINAFKGAEFGVGFQAGKLPGSAVMDEITWDEEDGYTRRSNNLGGFEGGMTNGEPIVVRGVMKPIPTLYKPLKSVDIDTKEPYKASVERSDSTAVPAASVVCENVVATVIAQEVLEKFSSDSFDELQQAIADYRNYLKNY from the coding sequence ATGCGTTATATTACAGCAGGAGAGTCTCATGGTCCCGAATTGACCGCGATTATCGAAGGGTTACCAGCGGGGATGCCTTTAACCGTTGAAGATATTAATCAAGAACTTGCTCGACGCCAAGTCGGCTATGGCCGCGGCGGGAGGATGTTGATTGAAAGCGATCAGGTTCGAATTACTTCAGGTTTGCGCCATGGAAAGACCCTGGGATCTCCCTTGACGTTAGTTATTGAAAATAAAGACTGGAAAAATTGGAGCAAAGTGATGGGGATAGAAAATGTCCCTGAAAAGCAGAAGAAAATACGCCGAGTGGCTCGTCCACGGCCCGGCCATGCGGATTTAGCAGGTGGCATGAAATATCATCAACAAGACTTGCGTAATGTATTAGAACGCTCCTCTGCTCGAGAAACAGCCATGCGCACAGCAATTGGAGCAGTTAGTAAAAAGTTGTTGAAAGAACTTGGTATGGAGGTTGCTGGGCATGTACGCATCTTAGGCGGTATTGAAGCGGCAGTTCCAGAAGAAATTTCAATTAAAGAAATTAAAGAAACAGCGGAAGCCTCTGATGTGAGAGTGATTGATGCTACCGTAGAACAACCAATTCGTGATTTAATTGATCAAACAAAGAAAAAAGGCGATACCATTGGTGGGGTGGTAGAAGTTTTAGTAGGTGGCGTTCCTGCTGGACTTGGCAGCTATGTGCAATGGGATAAAAAATTAGATGCTAAGATCGCACAAGCTGTAGTTAGTATTAATGCCTTCAAAGGCGCGGAATTTGGTGTGGGCTTTCAAGCTGGAAAACTTCCAGGTTCTGCAGTAATGGATGAAATTACTTGGGATGAAGAAGATGGCTACACTCGTCGTTCAAATAACTTAGGTGGTTTTGAAGGCGGTATGACCAATGGTGAGCCCATTGTTGTCCGAGGTGTGATGAAGCCCATCCCTACTTTATATAAACCATTGAAAAGTGTTGATATTGATACGAAAGAGCCCTATAAGGCCAGCGTTGAACGTTCAGATAGCACGGCGGTTCCAGCAGCTAGTGTAGTTTGCGAGAATGTCGTTGCAACAGTTATTGCCCAAGAAGTTTTAGAAAAATTTTCCAGTGATTCATTTGACGAATTACAGCAGGCAATAGCCGATTACCGAAATTATTTAAAAAATTACTAG
- a CDS encoding carbonic anhydrase family protein produces the protein MSRVWSYTGDTGPEFWPTLCEEFYEAGQFPWQSPISLFHKETQPLTQAIAFSYDQQTFYVKRVNDTMHFEPAEGLSYVEFADERYYLTDIHFHMPSEHIIEKEQTPLEFHLVHKSEHGQPFLVCAVLFSLEEGSQNRCNDDTIELANTEDEKQLLDPLMFLPEGSGYFHYEGSLTTPPTQGPVQWFVFDQKGVMSRFFIERFETSLSPNNRPLQDKKQRSIYYKKP, from the coding sequence ATGTCGCGTGTTTGGAGTTATACAGGTGATACGGGCCCAGAGTTTTGGCCCACACTTTGCGAGGAGTTTTATGAGGCAGGGCAATTTCCTTGGCAATCGCCGATCTCATTGTTTCATAAAGAAACTCAACCTTTAACTCAGGCAATTGCATTTAGTTATGATCAACAAACATTTTATGTCAAAAGAGTGAACGATACGATGCATTTTGAACCTGCAGAAGGTTTAAGTTACGTTGAATTTGCAGACGAACGCTATTATTTGACGGATATCCATTTTCATATGCCTAGTGAACATATCATCGAAAAAGAACAAACCCCTTTGGAATTTCATTTAGTCCATAAAAGTGAGCATGGGCAACCTTTTTTAGTTTGCGCTGTGCTCTTTTCTTTGGAAGAAGGCAGCCAAAATCGTTGTAATGACGATACGATTGAATTAGCAAATACTGAAGATGAAAAACAGTTATTAGATCCGCTGATGTTTTTACCGGAAGGTTCTGGTTATTTTCATTATGAAGGGTCCCTTACAACACCACCAACACAAGGACCAGTACAATGGTTTGTGTTTGACCAAAAAGGGGTTATGAGCCGCTTTTTTATAGAGCGCTTTGAAACATCGTTATCGCCTAATAATCGTCCGCTACAAGATAAAAAGCAGCGATCGATTTATTATAAGAAACCATAA
- a CDS encoding ABC transporter permease has product MIISSIGQGLLWSVLGLGIFMTYRILNFPDMTTEGSFPLGGAVCVTAIINGFTPLVATFFGVLAGMCAGLVTGLLYTKGKIPVILSGILVMSALNSVMLFVMQSPNLSLLNQSNVLDIFTDMDLPPNFDIVFLGLSVVIVIIAILFFFFSTEFGQSYIATGDNETMAKSLGIKTDRMKITGIILSNGVIALAGALIAQSDGYADVNKGTGVIVIGLSSIIIGEVLYGELTFFERLVAIVIGSIIYQLLILLIIRLGFDTTYLNLFSSIVLALCLLIPQFKEKLQLKTGFEKEGQK; this is encoded by the coding sequence ATGATCATTTCATCGATTGGACAAGGGTTATTATGGAGTGTACTTGGTTTGGGAATTTTTATGACCTATCGAATCTTAAATTTCCCTGATATGACAACAGAGGGATCTTTTCCCTTAGGTGGAGCTGTTTGTGTGACGGCCATCATTAATGGCTTTACGCCACTGGTCGCTACTTTTTTCGGGGTTTTAGCTGGGATGTGTGCCGGGCTGGTTACCGGTTTATTATACACTAAAGGAAAAATTCCAGTGATTCTATCTGGGATTCTTGTGATGTCGGCCTTAAACTCTGTGATGCTGTTTGTCATGCAGTCACCGAATTTATCTTTATTAAATCAATCCAATGTCTTGGATATCTTTACGGATATGGATTTGCCCCCTAATTTTGACATTGTCTTCCTTGGGTTATCAGTAGTTATCGTAATCATTGCAATATTGTTCTTTTTCTTTAGTACTGAATTTGGCCAAAGCTACATTGCTACAGGGGATAATGAAACCATGGCGAAGTCTCTAGGTATCAAAACAGACCGGATGAAAATTACCGGCATCATTCTGTCAAATGGCGTAATTGCTTTAGCAGGCGCATTAATTGCTCAAAGTGATGGTTATGCTGATGTGAATAAAGGAACAGGTGTTATCGTTATTGGACTCTCTTCGATTATCATTGGTGAAGTATTATATGGAGAACTGACCTTTTTTGAACGGTTAGTGGCTATCGTAATTGGTAGTATTATCTATCAGTTATTAATTTTGTTAATCATCCGTTTAGGATTTGATACCACTTATCTCAATTTATTCTCTTCTATCGTCTTAGCACTATGCTTGTTGATTCCGCAATTTAAAGAAAAACTGCAGCTTAAAACAGGTTTTGAAAAGGAGGGCCAAAAATGA
- a CDS encoding ABC transporter ATP-binding protein → MTVLEMRNAAKLINNGPKEKKTLLNHIDLSIQKNEFITVLGGNGAGKSTLFNTISGTMPLSSGKILIEDKDVTQLSEENRAPYISRVFQDPKMGTAPRMTVAENLLLAKGRGKKRRLRLRQLKQHQDSFYQLTKEVGNGLENHLNTPAGNLSGGQRQALSLLMATIQTPELLLLDEHTAALDPKTSKLLMNITAQRIKEQQLTCLMITHRMEDALQYGNRMIVMQKGEIIQDLNEQEKAQLTMPDLLQFFEEIN, encoded by the coding sequence ATGACAGTACTGGAAATGCGTAACGCAGCTAAATTAATTAATAATGGTCCTAAAGAAAAAAAGACTTTATTGAATCATATCGACCTTTCAATTCAGAAAAATGAATTTATTACTGTATTAGGCGGTAATGGAGCGGGGAAAAGTACCTTATTTAACACGATTTCTGGTACAATGCCTTTATCTTCTGGTAAAATTTTGATTGAAGACAAAGACGTGACCCAGCTATCAGAAGAAAACCGTGCACCTTATATTTCTCGTGTCTTTCAAGATCCTAAAATGGGAACGGCTCCGCGGATGACAGTCGCAGAAAATTTATTGTTAGCAAAAGGTCGCGGCAAAAAGCGCCGTTTACGCTTGCGTCAATTAAAACAACATCAGGATAGTTTCTATCAATTAACAAAAGAAGTCGGCAACGGCTTGGAAAACCATCTGAATACCCCGGCAGGTAACCTATCGGGTGGACAAAGACAAGCTTTAAGTCTGTTAATGGCAACTATTCAGACACCCGAATTATTACTTTTAGATGAGCATACAGCAGCTCTTGATCCTAAAACATCTAAGCTATTAATGAACATCACAGCCCAACGGATCAAAGAACAACAGCTGACGTGTTTAATGATTACTCATCGCATGGAAGACGCATTACAATATGGTAATCGTATGATTGTTATGCAAAAGGGTGAAATTATTCAAGATTTAAATGAGCAAGAAAAAGCACAATTAACAATGCCTGATTTATTGCAGTTTTTTGAAGAAATTAATTGA
- the pyrE gene encoding orotate phosphoribosyltransferase, with amino-acid sequence MNNEKEIAQELLSIKAVFLNPNEPFTWASGIKSPIYCDNRITMSYPAVRKIIAQGLAEKIKEKFPDTQVIAGTATAGIPHAAWVADILDLPMVYIRSKKKEHGKANQIEGKLEKGQKIVVIEDLISTGGSVLEACAAAESEGADVLGVAAIFTYELQSGKDNFKKNDVPLITLTNYSTLIDTALAENYINKNELHLLQAWKKDPNHWATAK; translated from the coding sequence ATGAATAACGAAAAAGAAATCGCACAAGAGTTACTCTCCATTAAAGCTGTTTTTTTAAATCCTAATGAACCATTTACTTGGGCCAGTGGTATTAAAAGCCCGATTTATTGTGATAATCGAATCACTATGAGTTACCCAGCAGTTAGAAAAATCATCGCACAAGGTTTAGCTGAAAAAATTAAAGAAAAATTTCCTGATACACAAGTCATTGCCGGCACGGCAACTGCAGGGATTCCACATGCTGCTTGGGTTGCTGATATTTTGGATTTACCAATGGTTTATATCCGTAGTAAGAAAAAAGAACACGGGAAAGCCAACCAAATTGAAGGTAAACTGGAAAAAGGACAGAAGATCGTCGTGATTGAAGATTTGATTTCAACCGGCGGCAGCGTATTAGAAGCTTGTGCTGCAGCAGAAAGCGAAGGTGCTGACGTTTTAGGTGTAGCTGCTATTTTTACTTATGAATTGCAAAGTGGAAAAGACAACTTCAAGAAAAACGATGTACCGCTTATTACACTAACGAATTATTCGACTTTAATCGATACAGCTTTAGCTGAAAATTATATTAATAAAAATGAACTACATTTATTACAAGCTTGGAAAAAAGATCCTAATCATTGGGCAACAGCTAAATAA
- the trpX gene encoding tryptophan ABC transporter substrate-binding protein — protein MKNRGLILTLIVLFATLIITFVFEIGKGSSVEQTPTEETDKTVGILQYVSHPALDEIRRGIEDGLEESGYIQGENLTIDYQNGQANQSNLDTMSQQLVQQDPDALVGIATPAAQSLANTTQDIPTVLGAITDPVGANLVDDMEEPGGNITGVSDKAPVDQQMELAKELLPDTQKIGILYSSTEDNSKYQVAEATEEAEKAGFEVEDYSVPSTNEITQTVQTMGDEVDMIYIPLDNTIANAMPAVVNAANQKNTPIIPSVDTMVEQGGLATIGVNQYDLGVKSGKMVADILDGKAEPATTPIYTFDTGDVIINKEQAEELNVDLPDSVTEDATYVEEEDE, from the coding sequence ATGAAAAATAGAGGACTTATTTTAACGCTTATTGTACTATTTGCGACACTTATTATTACCTTTGTTTTTGAAATTGGCAAAGGCAGCTCAGTTGAACAGACCCCTACTGAGGAAACAGACAAAACAGTGGGTATACTGCAATATGTAAGTCATCCAGCGCTGGATGAAATCAGACGTGGGATAGAAGATGGTCTGGAAGAATCAGGCTATATTCAAGGAGAAAATTTAACAATTGATTACCAGAATGGGCAAGCAAACCAAAGTAATTTAGATACTATGAGTCAGCAACTTGTCCAGCAAGATCCAGATGCTTTGGTTGGAATTGCAACACCTGCTGCTCAAAGTTTGGCTAACACAACACAAGATATTCCTACCGTCTTAGGTGCTATCACCGATCCTGTGGGAGCTAACTTAGTTGATGATATGGAAGAACCTGGCGGAAATATTACTGGGGTTTCGGATAAAGCACCAGTTGATCAACAGATGGAACTAGCCAAAGAGCTGTTACCAGATACTCAGAAAATAGGAATTTTGTATTCTTCCACCGAGGATAACTCAAAATACCAAGTAGCCGAAGCCACAGAAGAAGCAGAAAAAGCCGGCTTTGAAGTAGAAGATTATTCGGTTCCTTCTACGAATGAAATCACACAGACCGTACAGACTATGGGAGATGAAGTTGACATGATTTACATTCCCTTAGATAATACGATTGCTAATGCAATGCCTGCGGTAGTAAATGCAGCTAACCAAAAAAACACACCGATCATTCCTTCAGTGGATACGATGGTCGAACAAGGTGGACTGGCTACTATTGGGGTAAATCAATACGACTTAGGCGTTAAATCAGGAAAAATGGTAGCTGACATTCTTGATGGCAAAGCAGAACCTGCTACCACCCCGATTTATACATTTGACACTGGAGATGTCATTATTAATAAAGAACAAGCAGAGGAACTAAATGTTGACTTACCCGACTCTGTTACCGAAGACGCCACTTATGTAGAGGAGGAAGACGAATGA
- a CDS encoding NFACT RNA binding domain-containing protein, which translates to MSFDGIFTHLMVSELADQLQNGRVHKIQQPYDQEIVLIIRAQRKNHKLLLSANPNYARIQLTTMQYDNPATPPNFVMMLRKYLEGAILQSIEQVANDRVIHFTFAHRDELGDLENIVLVVELMGRHSTILLLNQTTGKILDAIKHIGLSQNTYRTLLPGANYVAPPDQEVLDPFTTDDAQVFDRLSTLDNLTGKALQSQFQGLGRDTADELAFRLNEKPDEKMRIWATFFNELTQYTQPTFTKTENKEFFTPIFYRHLEKQQTEVTTYSTLSELLDGFYLEKAERDRVKQQGNLLIKRVENEIKRNQTKLQKREKTLADSKNAEEFRQKGELLTTFMNQVPRGQEQVELPNYYEEDKPLTISLNPALSPSQNAQKYFQRYQKLRNAVKVVGKQIKEAKNELAYLESIMSQIELASPTDLKLIKEELVAQGYIKSQNKKRKKPEKKSRPEQFVASDGTSILVGKNNLQNDRLTLKTAKKTDQWLHAKNIPGSHVIIQSSEPTEETIVEAAKLAAYFSKYRFSSSVPVDMVQVKHIRKPNGAKPGFVIYENQTTYFVTPSKKDIVRLKNTSK; encoded by the coding sequence ATGTCATTTGATGGTATATTTACCCATTTGATGGTAAGTGAATTGGCTGACCAATTACAAAATGGCCGAGTGCATAAAATCCAACAACCTTACGACCAAGAAATCGTATTAATTATACGCGCACAACGAAAAAATCATAAATTATTATTATCCGCTAACCCCAACTATGCTCGAATTCAGTTAACCACGATGCAATACGATAATCCAGCAACGCCCCCTAATTTTGTTATGATGCTAAGAAAATATCTAGAAGGCGCTATTTTACAATCCATTGAACAAGTAGCAAATGACCGGGTTATTCATTTTACGTTTGCTCATCGCGACGAACTAGGCGATCTAGAAAACATCGTATTGGTGGTTGAATTGATGGGACGTCATAGTACCATTTTATTACTAAATCAAACCACTGGAAAAATTTTAGATGCAATTAAGCATATCGGATTGTCTCAAAATACCTATCGCACTCTTTTGCCAGGCGCAAACTATGTTGCCCCACCCGACCAAGAAGTGCTAGATCCCTTCACGACCGATGACGCCCAAGTCTTTGATCGTCTTTCTACCTTGGACAACTTAACTGGAAAAGCGCTGCAGAGCCAGTTTCAAGGATTGGGACGCGATACAGCAGATGAATTAGCATTTCGTCTAAATGAAAAGCCGGACGAAAAAATGAGGATTTGGGCTACTTTTTTCAACGAATTAACGCAGTATACACAGCCTACCTTCACTAAAACTGAAAATAAAGAATTTTTCACGCCGATTTTTTACCGCCATTTAGAAAAACAGCAAACAGAAGTCACCACTTACTCCACCTTAAGTGAACTACTGGATGGTTTTTATTTGGAAAAGGCTGAAAGAGATCGTGTAAAACAGCAAGGAAACCTTCTAATCAAAAGAGTCGAAAATGAAATTAAAAGAAATCAGACCAAGTTACAAAAACGAGAAAAGACACTCGCTGATTCTAAAAATGCTGAAGAATTCCGCCAAAAAGGAGAACTTCTAACCACCTTTATGAATCAAGTACCACGAGGGCAAGAACAAGTCGAACTACCCAATTATTATGAAGAAGATAAACCGTTGACTATTTCTTTAAATCCAGCCCTTTCGCCTAGTCAAAATGCACAAAAATATTTTCAACGTTATCAAAAATTACGCAATGCAGTCAAAGTTGTAGGCAAACAAATTAAAGAGGCAAAAAACGAATTAGCCTATTTAGAATCAATCATGTCTCAGATCGAGCTGGCCTCACCTACCGATCTAAAACTGATCAAAGAAGAACTAGTCGCACAAGGTTATATCAAATCGCAGAATAAAAAACGTAAAAAGCCAGAAAAAAAATCGCGTCCAGAACAATTTGTTGCTAGCGATGGAACTTCGATTTTGGTAGGTAAAAATAATTTACAAAATGATCGCTTAACATTAAAAACTGCCAAAAAAACCGACCAATGGCTGCACGCCAAAAACATCCCAGGTTCACATGTGATTATTCAAAGTTCAGAACCTACAGAAGAAACAATCGTAGAAGCTGCCAAATTAGCAGCTTACTTTTCCAAATATCGTTTTTCTTCTTCGGTTCCCGTTGATATGGTCCAAGTAAAACATATTCGAAAGCCTAATGGCGCTAAGCCTGGCTTTGTGATTTATGAAAATCAAACGACCTATTTCGTTACACCCAGTAAAAAAGATATTGTCCGACTAAAAAACACGTCTAAATAA
- the pyrF gene encoding orotidine-5'-phosphate decarboxylase has translation MIERPIIALDFPSKDEIKSFLNKFPQEESLFVKVGMEIFYQEGPAIVHWLKEAGHDIFLDLKLHDIPNTVEYSMAGLARLGVSITTVQAAGGVEMMQRAKQGLKTGTTAGEEVPKVIAVTQLTSTSQEQMQEEQLVQASLEESVLHYAKIAQQADLDGVVSSAWEAQKIHNATTQDFMCLTPGIRPEGSEVGDQKRVVTPGKARAIGSNAIVVGRPITLAADPYKVYQNIKKDWKETTK, from the coding sequence ATGATTGAACGACCAATAATTGCTTTAGATTTTCCTTCTAAAGATGAGATCAAGTCTTTTTTAAATAAATTTCCGCAAGAGGAGTCTCTCTTTGTTAAAGTGGGTATGGAAATTTTTTATCAAGAAGGTCCCGCCATTGTTCATTGGCTAAAAGAAGCAGGACATGATATATTTTTAGATCTAAAATTACATGATATCCCGAATACAGTGGAATATTCAATGGCAGGCTTAGCTAGATTGGGTGTTTCAATTACCACAGTCCAAGCAGCTGGAGGAGTTGAAATGATGCAACGGGCTAAACAAGGCCTAAAGACGGGAACAACTGCTGGAGAAGAAGTTCCTAAAGTGATTGCCGTTACCCAGTTGACCTCAACTAGCCAAGAGCAAATGCAAGAAGAGCAACTAGTCCAAGCAAGCTTAGAAGAAAGCGTGTTGCATTATGCTAAGATAGCGCAACAAGCCGATTTAGACGGGGTAGTTTCTTCGGCATGGGAGGCACAAAAGATTCATAACGCAACAACACAAGATTTCATGTGCTTAACACCAGGTATCCGACCCGAAGGCAGTGAGGTAGGAGACCAAAAACGAGTGGTAACTCCGGGCAAAGCACGAGCTATCGGCTCCAATGCCATTGTTGTTGGGCGGCCGATTACTTTAGCAGCCGATCCTTATAAAGTTTATCAAAATATTAAAAAAGATTGGAAGGAAACTACCAAATGA
- the aroF gene encoding 3-deoxy-7-phosphoheptulonate synthase, protein MIIIMQPNATKNQVETVIDRIQEIGLDVQINQGKKQVVLGLIGDTRSVQDVAFRSYEGVDTTIRITNTYKLTSREFHPQDTVVDVDGVKIGDGSFVTMAGPCSVEGLEQIRQTARMAQAGGAKILRGGAFKPRTSPYAFQGLEEEGLKYLRQAADEFGLKVITEVMDESHIDLVAHYSDILQIGARNMQNFKLLASVGKTGKPIGLKRGISGTINEWLNAAEYVAVSGKSPVIFIERGIRTFEDATRNTFDLSAVPLIKKMSHFPIIVDPSHGTGVWDLVPPMARAGVATGADGMIVEIHPDPENAWSDGQQSLNEKTYQKMMQEIEIISAAMNQIKALENSSVRG, encoded by the coding sequence ATGATTATTATAATGCAACCAAATGCAACAAAAAACCAAGTAGAAACAGTTATTGATCGTATTCAAGAGATAGGTTTAGATGTACAAATTAATCAAGGGAAAAAACAAGTCGTTTTAGGTTTAATTGGTGACACTAGAAGTGTTCAAGATGTGGCCTTTCGCAGTTATGAAGGGGTAGATACAACCATTCGAATTACCAACACGTATAAACTAACTTCCCGTGAATTTCACCCGCAAGATACCGTAGTTGACGTAGACGGGGTAAAAATTGGCGATGGTAGTTTTGTCACAATGGCTGGACCATGTTCAGTTGAGGGGCTTGAGCAAATTCGACAAACAGCTCGAATGGCTCAAGCAGGTGGCGCGAAAATTTTGCGAGGCGGTGCTTTTAAACCGCGTACCTCGCCTTATGCCTTTCAAGGTTTGGAAGAAGAGGGGCTAAAATACTTAAGACAAGCAGCTGACGAATTTGGTTTAAAAGTTATTACTGAAGTCATGGATGAAAGCCATATTGACTTAGTAGCACACTACAGCGACATTTTACAAATTGGTGCACGTAATATGCAAAACTTCAAATTACTAGCTTCTGTGGGCAAAACTGGCAAACCTATCGGATTAAAACGGGGGATTTCCGGTACAATTAATGAGTGGCTTAATGCAGCAGAGTATGTTGCAGTCTCCGGTAAGAGCCCAGTTATTTTTATTGAACGGGGCATTCGTACTTTTGAAGATGCCACCCGCAATACTTTTGATCTGAGCGCTGTCCCATTGATTAAAAAAATGAGTCATTTTCCTATTATTGTTGATCCTAGTCATGGCACTGGCGTTTGGGATTTAGTTCCACCAATGGCTCGTGCTGGAGTTGCTACAGGAGCTGATGGGATGATCGTTGAGATTCATCCGGATCCGGAAAATGCTTGGTCAGACGGGCAACAATCCTTAAATGAAAAAACTTACCAAAAGATGATGCAAGAAATTGAAATCATAAGTGCCGCCATGAATCAAATTAAAGCATTGGAAAATAGTAGTGTCAGGGGGTAA